In a genomic window of Desulfobacterales bacterium:
- a CDS encoding inorganic phosphate transporter, protein GLPVSTTHAAVGGVMGVGLARGIEAVNFRIIFEIILYWVLTVPAAAITSIVIFKILQLFI, encoded by the coding sequence GGGTTGCCGGTGTCAACCACCCATGCGGCCGTGGGCGGTGTCATGGGGGTTGGCCTGGCGCGCGGTATTGAAGCTGTTAATTTTAGAATTATTTTTGAGATTATCCTGTATTGGGTTCTGACCGTGCCAGCTGCAGCCATTACCAGCATTGTTATTTTTAAAATTCTTCAGCTCTTTATCTAA
- a CDS encoding TIGR00153 family protein has translation MRIPFISMFVTSPFDGLQEHAEKVKECAWVFQRAIECIIEDRCEDFEHFRKDISKLESEADAIKRRIRGHLPKGTLLPVDKFEVFRYLGEQDKVLDVVEEGLDWLSFRAAAGIPEVLEKDFMLLVAAVMDPIEELSKMVAEARKYFSNFAEDQRVVVKDIIRALRQYEHEADKLEDAVKEKIFNAIEDPVAVFHLIRLTEIIGSIADHAENAGDMMRAMVAK, from the coding sequence ATGCGCATACCTTTTATTTCAATGTTTGTCACTTCACCCTTCGATGGCCTGCAGGAGCATGCCGAAAAGGTAAAAGAGTGCGCCTGGGTCTTTCAAAGAGCCATTGAATGCATCATCGAAGACCGATGCGAAGATTTCGAGCATTTCAGAAAAGATATCAGTAAGCTCGAGAGCGAAGCAGATGCCATCAAGCGCCGCATCCGGGGACATCTTCCCAAAGGTACACTGCTGCCGGTGGACAAATTTGAGGTGTTCCGCTATCTGGGCGAACAGGACAAAGTGCTGGATGTGGTTGAGGAAGGCCTTGACTGGCTGTCTTTCAGGGCAGCTGCCGGCATTCCGGAGGTGCTCGAAAAGGACTTTATGCTTTTGGTGGCAGCGGTTATGGACCCGATTGAAGAGTTGAGCAAAATGGTCGCCGAAGCCCGCAAATACTTTTCAAATTTCGCAGAGGATCAACGAGTTGTGGTTAAAGACATCATTCGCGCCTTACGCCAGTATGAGCATGAAGCCGATAAGCTGGAAGATGCCGTCAAAGAAAAAATCTTTAATGCCATTGAGGACCCGGTGGCCGTATTTCATTTAATCCGTTTAACCGAGATTATCGGTTCCATCGCCGACCACGCCGAAAATGCCGGCGATATGATGCGCGCCATGGTCGCCAAATAG
- the pstB gene encoding phosphate ABC transporter ATP-binding protein PstB, producing MPEGDLEIIGKPTEGRVLVSREKRDTVGEIAVANARMTCREVNVWYGEKQAIKNVSLDVGRNEVIAMIGPSGCGKSTFIRCLNRMNDTIEGCRITGTITLDGVNIYDKNIDVVPLRAQVGMVFQKPNPFPKSIYENIAYGPKIHGLSSNKAELDQIVETSLIKAGLWDEVKDWLDQPGTGLSGGQQQRLCIARTIAVNPEVILMDEPCSALDPIATAVIEDLIDELREQYTIVIVTHSMQQASRVSQRTAYFHLGDLIEVGPTAQIFTNPNHQLTEDYITGRFG from the coding sequence AAGGTGATTTAGAGATAATAGGCAAGCCAACGGAGGGCAGGGTTCTTGTCAGCCGCGAAAAGCGCGATACTGTCGGCGAAATAGCGGTTGCCAATGCGCGTATGACCTGCCGCGAGGTAAATGTCTGGTACGGCGAAAAACAGGCCATAAAAAACGTATCCCTGGATGTCGGCCGCAACGAGGTCATTGCCATGATCGGGCCTTCCGGCTGCGGCAAATCAACTTTTATCCGCTGCCTGAACCGGATGAATGATACCATCGAGGGCTGTCGCATTACCGGTACGATTACCCTGGATGGGGTAAATATTTACGATAAAAACATTGATGTTGTTCCATTACGGGCTCAGGTGGGTATGGTCTTTCAAAAACCCAATCCTTTTCCAAAATCCATTTATGAAAATATCGCTTACGGGCCAAAGATCCATGGCCTTTCGTCCAATAAGGCCGAGCTGGATCAGATCGTTGAAACGTCTTTGATCAAAGCCGGCCTCTGGGATGAAGTTAAGGACTGGCTCGACCAGCCCGGTACGGGCCTTTCCGGTGGGCAGCAGCAACGCCTTTGCATTGCTCGAACAATTGCGGTTAACCCGGAAGTTATTTTGATGGATGAACCGTGCTCCGCTCTGGATCCGATTGCCACCGCTGTTATCGAAGATTTAATCGACGAGCTGCGCGAACAGTATACGATTGTGATCGTGACTCATTCCATGCAGCAGGCATCGCGGGTGTCGCAACGCACAGCTTATTTTCATCTGGGAGATCTAATTGAGGTGGGACCGACCGCACAAATTTTTACCAATCCGAACCATCAGCTCACAGAAGATTACATCACCGGTCGCTTTGGTTAA